Proteins co-encoded in one Bacillus paramycoides genomic window:
- a CDS encoding chromate transporter, translating to MEKNKYTFHTLLEIFLVSFKLGLTSFGGPVAHLGYFHHEYVQKRKWMDERSYGDLVALCQFLPGPASSQVGMGVGLLRGGVLGAIISWIGFTLPSVLVLVFFASFLNQFALGSAGSIHGLKLVAVAIVAHAIWGMAQKLTPDRNRATIAIVTAAIALLWPSSWTQVILIIISGFIGWFLYRNQPISQSQHIKVPISKTIAVSCLILFFGLLLLLPILRPFSYYIALFDSFYRSGALVFGGGHVVLPLLEGEFVQNGMMTKEQFLAGYGLTQAVPGPLFTFASYIGAVLNGTLGAILATIAIFLPAFLLVIGVLPFWNSVRKISFIQGALLGVNAAVVGILIAAFYDPIWTSTIMNAADFVFASLLFCLLAFWKTPPWVIVILGAFGGYILSIL from the coding sequence TTGGAAAAAAACAAATACACTTTTCACACATTATTAGAGATTTTTCTCGTTTCATTTAAATTAGGACTTACTTCATTTGGTGGCCCCGTCGCCCATCTCGGCTATTTCCACCACGAATATGTACAAAAAAGAAAATGGATGGATGAACGAAGTTATGGAGATTTAGTAGCGCTATGTCAATTCCTTCCTGGTCCTGCTAGCAGCCAAGTCGGTATGGGGGTTGGATTATTAAGAGGCGGGGTATTAGGAGCTATTATTTCATGGATTGGATTCACTTTACCGTCTGTGCTTGTTTTAGTTTTCTTTGCCTCATTCCTTAATCAGTTCGCTCTTGGAAGTGCTGGCTCGATTCATGGACTAAAACTTGTAGCAGTCGCTATTGTTGCTCATGCCATATGGGGAATGGCACAAAAATTAACGCCAGACCGCAATCGTGCGACGATTGCGATTGTAACTGCAGCAATCGCCTTATTATGGCCAAGTAGCTGGACACAAGTCATCCTCATTATAATATCGGGCTTTATCGGCTGGTTTTTATATCGTAACCAACCAATTAGTCAATCTCAACATATAAAAGTACCTATTTCAAAAACGATAGCAGTTTCTTGTCTCATCTTATTCTTCGGGCTGTTACTGCTACTACCAATATTAAGACCGTTCTCTTATTACATCGCTTTATTTGATAGTTTCTATCGCTCTGGTGCACTTGTATTTGGAGGCGGACACGTCGTGCTACCTCTTCTTGAAGGTGAGTTCGTACAAAACGGAATGATGACGAAAGAACAGTTTCTAGCTGGATACGGATTAACACAAGCCGTACCAGGACCACTATTTACATTCGCCTCTTATATAGGAGCAGTGTTAAACGGGACGCTTGGGGCAATACTTGCAACAATTGCAATTTTTCTTCCTGCTTTCTTGCTCGTTATTGGTGTTTTACCATTTTGGAATAGCGTGAGAAAAATATCTTTCATACAAGGCGCACTACTTGGAGTCAATGCCGCTGTTGTTGGTATTTTAATTGCCGCTTTTTATGATCCTATTTGGACAAGCACAATTATGAACGCTGCAGATTTTGTTTTTGCGTCTCTTCTATTTTGCTTGCTCGCTTTTTGGAAAACACCACCTTGGGTTATCGTTATACTCGGAGCCTTTGGCGGATATATTCTATCCATTTTGTAA
- a CDS encoding PTS lactose/cellobiose transporter subunit IIA, producing the protein MMTTAEQIPFQLILNSGNARSFAMEALQFAKQGKMAEADEAMVKAKEAINEAHHFQTGLIQSEARGEKTEISVLLIHAQDHLMNAITVKELAAEFIDLYKKLEAKGE; encoded by the coding sequence ATGATGACTACAGCAGAACAAATTCCATTTCAATTAATTTTAAATAGTGGTAATGCACGAAGCTTTGCGATGGAGGCACTTCAATTTGCCAAACAGGGGAAAATGGCAGAGGCTGATGAAGCGATGGTGAAGGCGAAAGAAGCGATTAATGAAGCGCATCATTTCCAAACAGGGCTCATACAATCAGAAGCAAGAGGAGAAAAAACAGAGATTAGTGTCCTTTTAATTCATGCACAAGATCATTTAATGAATGCGATTACAGTAAAAGAATTAGCAGCAGAATTTATTGACCTTTATAAAAAATTAGAAGCGAAAGGGGAATAA
- the celB gene encoding PTS cellobiose transporter subunit IIC, whose protein sequence is MQKFIAFMEKYIVPVAGKIGSQRHLAAIRDGFIAVMPLILVGALASLINGFPSEAFQDFMKGLFGETWKQVGGGMWTGSFAILALIIAFTTSYNLAKSYGVDGLSAGIISFGALIILTPTTPKEGGLNLAWTGAQGLFVAIIVALLVTEVFRFFVQRNITFKMPDGVPPAVLRSFAAIVPAFVILTVVAGIQLAVKLAGTSVHEFIFNTIQLPLQSLAGTLPSAIIIVILVHLLWFFGLHGPNIVGGIIEPLYLPALEKNMKLFKGGTSAFDVPNIVTKPFFDTFVYLGGSGATLAFLVVVLIVAKSAQLRGVSRLSIGPGAFNINEPVIFGTPIILNPILFLPFIITPIVLVITSYTAISIGWVPKTVGIIPWATPPIISGYLVTGGHLSGALLQLFNFVIAMVIYYPFVVLCDRSVVRTEKAAQGNNNSVPM, encoded by the coding sequence ATGCAAAAGTTTATTGCATTCATGGAGAAATATATTGTTCCTGTCGCTGGTAAAATCGGATCGCAACGTCACTTAGCTGCGATCCGTGATGGATTTATTGCAGTTATGCCACTTATTTTAGTTGGTGCACTGGCATCACTAATTAATGGTTTTCCGTCTGAAGCTTTCCAAGATTTCATGAAAGGTTTGTTTGGTGAAACGTGGAAACAAGTTGGCGGTGGAATGTGGACTGGTTCTTTCGCGATTCTAGCACTAATCATAGCATTTACAACAAGTTATAACTTAGCAAAATCTTACGGCGTTGATGGTTTGTCAGCAGGTATTATTTCATTTGGTGCGTTAATTATTCTTACGCCAACAACACCGAAAGAAGGCGGATTGAACTTAGCTTGGACAGGTGCACAAGGGTTATTCGTAGCAATTATTGTGGCGCTCCTTGTTACTGAGGTATTCCGTTTCTTTGTACAAAGAAACATTACATTTAAAATGCCTGATGGAGTACCACCAGCAGTTTTAAGATCGTTCGCAGCTATAGTTCCAGCATTTGTTATCTTAACAGTAGTTGCAGGTATTCAATTAGCAGTGAAATTAGCTGGTACAAGTGTTCATGAATTTATCTTTAATACGATTCAATTACCACTGCAAAGTTTAGCAGGGACATTACCAAGTGCAATTATCATTGTAATCCTTGTTCATCTTCTTTGGTTCTTCGGTTTACATGGTCCAAATATCGTTGGTGGTATTATTGAGCCATTATACTTACCGGCATTAGAGAAAAACATGAAGTTATTCAAAGGTGGTACATCTGCATTTGATGTTCCAAACATTGTTACAAAACCATTCTTTGATACTTTCGTATATCTTGGTGGTTCTGGTGCAACATTAGCGTTCTTAGTAGTTGTGTTAATTGTAGCGAAAAGTGCACAATTACGCGGTGTATCTCGTTTATCAATTGGTCCTGGTGCATTTAACATTAACGAACCAGTAATCTTTGGTACACCAATTATTTTAAATCCAATTTTATTCTTACCGTTTATCATAACACCAATTGTATTAGTAATTACTTCTTATACAGCTATATCTATTGGCTGGGTACCAAAAACAGTTGGGATAATTCCATGGGCAACACCACCAATTATTAGTGGTTATCTTGTAACAGGTGGACATCTTTCAGGTGCACTCCTACAGTTATTCAACTTTGTAATTGCGATGGTAATCTATTATCCATTTGTTGTATTATGCGATCGTTCAGTTGTTCGTACTGAAAAAGCAGCGCAAGGAAATAACAACTCTGTACCTATGTAA
- a CDS encoding PTS lactose/cellobiose transporter subunit IIA, translating into MDTIETKAFHLILHGGNARSCSMEAIDCAKRGEFTEAEAKLQEALEELKEAHRVQTDLIQKEAGGEKTEVTLLMVHAQDHLMNAITVKELASEFVELYRKMSVAE; encoded by the coding sequence ATGGATACGATAGAAACGAAAGCTTTTCATTTAATTTTGCACGGGGGAAATGCGAGAAGTTGTTCAATGGAAGCAATTGATTGTGCAAAGCGTGGAGAGTTTACAGAAGCAGAAGCTAAATTACAAGAAGCGTTAGAGGAATTAAAAGAGGCGCACCGTGTACAAACGGATCTCATACAAAAAGAAGCTGGTGGTGAAAAGACCGAAGTTACGCTTCTGATGGTGCACGCACAAGATCATTTAATGAATGCAATTACGGTGAAGGAATTAGCGAGTGAATTTGTAGAATTATATAGGAAGATGTCAGTGGCTGAATGA
- the celB gene encoding PTS cellobiose transporter subunit IIC produces the protein MIRFLEKYVMPVAGKVAEQRHLLAIRDGLVLTMPFLIIGSFFLIISALPIPGYNDFMAGLFGENWQRALGYPVSATFNIMALIAVFGIAYRLGEYYKVDALASGALSLVTFLLATPFQVAYIIPSTKESVLVEGAIPAALMGSQGLFVAMIIALISTELYRFIVQKKIIIKMPETVPPAVTRSFAALVPGFIVVTVIWILRLIIENTSFGSIHNIVGQILQEPLSVLGASLWGAIIAVILVHVLWSCGIHGATIVGGVMSPVWLSLMDQNRVAYQAGQDIPNTITAQFFDLWIYMGGSGATLALVVGMLLFARSQQLKSIGRLSIAPGIFNINEMVTFGMPIVMNPILLIPFILVPVVLTIVSYFAMEWGLVARPSGAAVPWTTPILFSGYLGSGGKLSGVVLQLVNFALAFFIYLPFLKIWDKQKVAEEKGE, from the coding sequence ATGATACGGTTTTTAGAGAAATATGTAATGCCAGTAGCAGGGAAGGTTGCAGAACAGAGGCACTTGCTAGCGATTCGTGATGGACTTGTATTGACGATGCCTTTCTTAATTATAGGATCATTTTTCCTCATCATTAGTGCTTTACCAATACCAGGTTATAATGATTTTATGGCCGGTTTGTTTGGGGAGAATTGGCAGAGGGCTTTGGGGTATCCAGTTAGTGCAACTTTTAATATAATGGCTTTAATAGCTGTTTTTGGAATCGCTTACAGACTTGGAGAATATTATAAAGTGGACGCTTTAGCATCCGGGGCATTATCGCTTGTGACATTTTTACTTGCGACGCCATTTCAAGTTGCATATATTATACCAAGTACAAAAGAGAGTGTACTTGTAGAAGGTGCTATCCCAGCTGCATTAATGGGAAGCCAAGGGTTATTTGTAGCAATGATTATCGCACTTATATCTACTGAGCTTTATCGGTTTATTGTACAAAAAAAGATAATTATAAAGATGCCAGAGACAGTTCCGCCAGCTGTGACACGTTCATTTGCCGCACTTGTTCCAGGATTTATTGTTGTAACGGTTATTTGGATTTTACGTTTAATTATAGAAAATACTTCTTTTGGCAGTATCCATAATATTGTAGGGCAAATTTTACAGGAACCACTTAGTGTACTTGGTGCTAGTCTTTGGGGCGCAATAATAGCTGTTATTCTCGTTCATGTTCTTTGGTCATGTGGAATTCATGGAGCTACTATTGTTGGTGGTGTAATGAGTCCCGTTTGGTTGTCGTTAATGGATCAAAACCGAGTTGCTTACCAAGCAGGGCAAGATATACCAAATACGATTACTGCACAGTTTTTTGATTTATGGATTTATATGGGCGGTTCCGGTGCAACGCTTGCTTTAGTTGTAGGAATGTTATTATTTGCCCGAAGTCAGCAATTAAAAAGTATAGGTAGATTGTCAATTGCGCCTGGTATATTTAATATTAATGAGATGGTAACTTTTGGGATGCCGATTGTCATGAATCCAATTTTATTAATTCCATTTATATTGGTTCCAGTTGTGTTAACAATTGTTTCTTACTTTGCAATGGAATGGGGATTAGTTGCTCGTCCGAGCGGTGCTGCTGTACCTTGGACGACACCGATTCTTTTTAGTGGATATTTAGGATCGGGCGGGAAACTTTCAGGTGTTGTTTTACAACTTGTTAACTTTGCGCTTGCATTCTTCATTTATTTACCGTTCTTAAAAATATGGGATAAACAAAAAGTAGCGGAAGAAAAGGGGGAGTAA
- the chbG gene encoding chitin disaccharide deacetylase yields MIKLIVNADDFGLTEGTNYGIIDGHINGLVNSTTMMMNMPGTEHAVRLAKEHNLLGVGVHLVLTAGEPLLGDVPSLVSSDGLFHKQSVVWEGKINPEEVEREWTAQIEKFLSYGLTPTHLDSHHHVHGLPILHDVLERLAATYNVPIRRCEEERAVRPFSDVFYSDFYADGVTEDYFVKLKERVQGEQTVEIMVHPAYIDPELVKLSSYVMDRVKELRILTESELPEGIELVKF; encoded by the coding sequence ATGATTAAGTTAATTGTAAACGCAGATGATTTTGGTCTTACAGAAGGTACAAATTACGGCATTATTGATGGGCATATAAATGGACTTGTAAATTCAACGACGATGATGATGAATATGCCAGGAACAGAGCATGCGGTACGTTTAGCGAAAGAACATAACCTACTCGGAGTAGGCGTACATCTCGTATTAACAGCAGGAGAACCGCTTCTTGGAGACGTACCATCACTTGTAAGTAGCGATGGGTTGTTTCATAAACAAAGCGTCGTATGGGAAGGGAAGATAAATCCGGAAGAAGTCGAGCGAGAATGGACTGCTCAAATTGAGAAATTCTTATCTTACGGATTAACGCCAACTCATTTAGATAGTCATCATCATGTGCATGGGTTGCCAATCTTGCACGATGTTCTTGAGAGATTAGCGGCTACATATAATGTTCCGATTCGTCGTTGTGAGGAAGAGCGAGCAGTACGCCCGTTTTCTGACGTATTTTACAGTGACTTTTACGCAGATGGTGTGACGGAAGATTACTTTGTGAAGTTAAAAGAAAGAGTACAAGGTGAACAAACGGTAGAAATTATGGTTCATCCAGCGTATATTGATCCAGAGCTTGTGAAGCTTTCTTCTTACGTAATGGATCGCGTGAAAGAATTGCGTATTTTAACAGAGAGCGAATTGCCTGAAGGAATAGAGCTTGTGAAGTTTTAA
- the exsM gene encoding exosporium regulatory protein ExsM translates to MTTHFFARLTGKREIPPVNTEAFGVAEFIFSGDLKKLQYRVILKNIEKVTSCQIHLGKADQIGPVVLSLFGPLKQGISVNEGVVTGVANVEDFEGPLQGRAFDSLLQEIVQANVYVNVYTKSNKKGEIRGRIRKVKK, encoded by the coding sequence ATGACAACACATTTCTTTGCGAGGTTAACAGGCAAGAGGGAAATACCTCCTGTAAATACAGAAGCTTTTGGCGTAGCAGAGTTTATATTTAGTGGTGATTTAAAGAAATTACAATATCGGGTCATATTGAAAAACATCGAAAAAGTTACATCATGCCAAATTCATTTAGGGAAAGCGGATCAAATTGGCCCAGTTGTTTTAAGTTTATTTGGTCCGTTAAAGCAAGGGATTAGTGTAAATGAAGGAGTCGTTACTGGTGTAGCTAATGTGGAAGATTTTGAAGGGCCGTTACAGGGGAGAGCATTTGATAGCTTACTGCAAGAAATCGTGCAGGCGAATGTATATGTAAATGTTTATACGAAGTCCAATAAGAAGGGCGAAATCAGGGGAAGAATCAGGAAAGTAAAGAAGTAG
- a CDS encoding polyamine aminopropyltransferase has product MPKHRKQNKIKIYRITSYKKDKRSELDSDKFELEQQEIENKQDTQNKQDKQNKQDKQNKQDKQEQLEPIIETSSHNLDVWDAISLQQIQNGEHTSLFAEQSNYQNITLLQVSDVRLYLDKQLQFSSVDEQIYHEALVHPIMSKVIDPKRVLILGGGDGLALREVLKYETVLHVDLVDLDGSMIDMARNVPELVSLNKSAFFDDRVNAHVCDAKEFLNSPSSLYDVIIIDFPDPATELLSTLYTSELFARIATFLTEGGAFVCQSNSPADAPLVYWSIGNTIEHAGLTVKSYHTIVPSFGTDWGFHIAANSDYVLDQIEQLYVVPTPQTLPSLLSPLFQFKEEHLEQRNLALLNSESNLILHQCYKKEMEF; this is encoded by the coding sequence ATGCCAAAACATAGAAAACAGAACAAAATAAAGATTTATAGAATAACTAGCTATAAAAAAGACAAGCGCTCTGAATTAGACTCTGACAAATTTGAACTAGAACAACAGGAAATAGAAAATAAGCAGGACACACAAAACAAACAGGACAAGCAAAACAAGCAGGACAAGCAAAACAAGCAGGACAAGCAAGAACAATTGGAACCTATAATAGAAACAAGTTCACACAACTTAGATGTATGGGATGCAATTTCTCTACAACAAATACAAAATGGCGAGCATACAAGTTTATTTGCAGAACAAAGTAATTATCAAAATATTACTTTGTTACAAGTAAGCGATGTCCGTTTATATTTAGACAAACAACTACAATTCAGTTCCGTTGACGAACAAATTTATCATGAAGCCCTTGTGCATCCGATTATGTCAAAAGTAATTGATCCAAAACGTGTTCTCATATTAGGTGGTGGCGATGGCCTTGCCTTACGAGAAGTTTTGAAATATGAAACTGTGCTACATGTAGACCTTGTTGACTTAGATGGATCGATGATTGATATGGCTCGTAATGTTCCTGAATTAGTTTCTTTGAACAAAAGCGCATTTTTTGATGATCGTGTGAATGCACACGTATGCGATGCAAAGGAATTTTTGAATTCTCCTTCCTCTTTATACGATGTAATCATTATTGATTTTCCAGACCCCGCGACAGAGTTGTTAAGTACTTTATATACAAGTGAACTTTTCGCTCGTATCGCTACGTTTTTAACAGAAGGTGGCGCGTTCGTCTGTCAATCTAATTCACCTGCTGATGCACCTCTAGTATACTGGAGCATTGGTAACACAATTGAACATGCTGGATTAACTGTGAAAAGTTATCATACAATCGTACCTTCTTTCGGAACTGACTGGGGATTTCATATTGCAGCTAATTCTGACTATGTACTCGATCAAATTGAACAATTATACGTTGTACCAACTCCTCAAACATTGCCTTCTCTTCTTTCTCCCTTATTTCAATTTAAAGAAGAACATCTCGAACAGCGTAACCTTGCCCTTTTAAATTCAGAATCAAACCTTATCCTACATCAGTGTTATAAAAAAGAAATGGAGTTTTAA
- the celF gene encoding 6-phospho-beta-glucosidase: MTGIKIATIGGGSSYTPELIEGFIKRYDELPVREIWLVDIEAGKEKLEIVGNLAKRMVKKSGLPIEVHLTLDRREALKDADFVTTQLRVGLLEARAKDEAIPLKYDVIGQETNGPGGLFKALRTIPVILDICKDMEELCPNAWLINFANPAGMVTEAVLRYTNIQRVVGLCNVPIGIRMGLAKLLEVDASRVHVDFAGLNHMVYGLDVYLDGVSVMDRVLELVTDPEKQITMENIAALNWEPDFIRGLRAIPCPYHRYYYKTREMLEEEKEASVEKGTRAEVVKQLEDDLFELYKDPNLDIKPPQLEKRGGAYYSDAACSLITSIYNNKGDIQPVNTRNNGTIASLPHDSAVEVNCIITKEGPKPIAVGDLPVPVRGLVQQIKSFERTTIEAAVTGDYHKALLAMTINPLVPSDKVAKQILDEMLEAHKEHLPQFFKKVEK; encoded by the coding sequence ATGACTGGAATTAAAATTGCTACAATCGGCGGTGGGTCTAGTTATACACCAGAATTAATTGAAGGATTTATTAAACGTTATGATGAGCTTCCTGTTCGTGAAATTTGGTTAGTAGATATTGAGGCAGGAAAAGAAAAGTTAGAAATCGTTGGTAACTTAGCGAAACGTATGGTGAAAAAATCTGGTTTACCAATCGAAGTACATTTAACACTTGATCGTCGTGAAGCATTAAAAGATGCTGATTTCGTAACAACGCAGCTTCGCGTAGGTTTATTAGAAGCTCGTGCGAAAGATGAAGCAATCCCATTAAAATATGATGTAATCGGTCAGGAAACGAATGGTCCTGGTGGTTTATTCAAAGCGCTGAGAACGATTCCTGTTATTTTAGATATTTGTAAGGATATGGAGGAGCTTTGTCCGAATGCATGGTTAATTAACTTCGCGAACCCAGCAGGTATGGTAACAGAAGCTGTCCTTCGTTATACAAATATTCAAAGAGTAGTTGGTCTATGTAATGTTCCAATCGGAATTCGCATGGGTCTTGCAAAATTACTTGAAGTAGATGCAAGTCGTGTTCACGTTGATTTCGCAGGTTTAAATCACATGGTATACGGATTAGACGTATATTTAGATGGCGTAAGTGTAATGGATCGTGTGTTAGAGCTTGTAACAGATCCAGAAAAGCAAATTACGATGGAAAATATTGCAGCGCTTAACTGGGAGCCAGACTTTATTCGCGGCCTTCGCGCAATTCCATGTCCATACCACCGTTATTACTACAAAACACGTGAAATGTTAGAAGAAGAGAAAGAAGCTTCAGTTGAAAAAGGTACACGTGCAGAAGTAGTAAAACAATTAGAAGATGATTTATTCGAGTTATACAAAGACCCGAACTTAGATATTAAACCACCACAATTAGAAAAACGTGGCGGCGCTTATTATAGTGACGCAGCATGTAGCTTAATTACGTCTATTTACAATAATAAAGGTGATATCCAGCCTGTTAATACACGAAACAACGGAACAATTGCAAGCTTACCGCATGATTCAGCTGTTGAAGTGAACTGTATTATTACGAAAGAAGGTCCAAAACCAATTGCGGTTGGAGATCTTCCAGTACCAGTTCGCGGTTTAGTACAACAAATTAAATCATTTGAGCGTACAACAATTGAAGCTGCTGTTACAGGGGATTATCATAAAGCGCTGCTTGCTATGACAATTAATCCACTTGTACCATCAGATAAAGTGGCAAAACAAATTTTAGATGAAATGTTGGAAGCACATAAAGAACATCTTCCACAGTTCTTCAAAAAGGTAGAGAAATAA
- a CDS encoding dicarboxylate/amino acid:cation symporter — protein MKAYRFPLILLSSILIGGFIGYFMGADAVALKPLGDIFLNLMFTIVVPLVFFSIASSIANMDGLKRFGKIMSSMAGTFLFTSILAAIFMIIVVKVFPPAQGVVLELTQPDKAEKAVSVADQIVGILTVSDFSKLLSRENMLALIFFSILMGIATSAVGEKGKPFATFLQAGAEISMKVVSFIMYYAPIGLAAYFAALVGEFGPQLLGTYFRAAMVYYPASLIYFFVFFTFYAYLAGRKQGIQVFWKNMVSPTVTSLATCSSAASIPANLEATKKMGISSDVRETVVLLGSTLHKDGSVLGGVLKIAFLFGIFNMEFEGPKTLAIALVVSLLVGTVMGAIPGGGMIGEMLIVSLYGFPPEALPIIAAISTIIDPPATMLNVTADNACAVMTARLVEGKNWIKNKFA, from the coding sequence ATGAAGGCATATCGCTTTCCACTTATTTTATTATCTTCTATCCTAATTGGTGGTTTCATTGGTTATTTCATGGGTGCCGATGCAGTTGCTTTAAAGCCGCTTGGTGACATTTTCTTAAACTTAATGTTTACGATTGTTGTACCTTTAGTGTTCTTTAGCATCGCATCATCTATTGCTAATATGGATGGATTAAAACGTTTCGGTAAAATTATGTCTAGCATGGCTGGGACTTTCTTATTTACGAGTATTTTAGCTGCTATTTTTATGATTATTGTCGTGAAAGTATTCCCGCCAGCACAAGGTGTTGTATTAGAACTAACGCAGCCTGATAAAGCTGAAAAGGCAGTTAGTGTTGCAGATCAAATCGTCGGTATTCTAACAGTATCTGACTTCTCAAAGTTACTATCTCGAGAAAATATGTTAGCACTTATTTTCTTCTCTATTTTAATGGGGATTGCAACTTCAGCAGTTGGTGAAAAAGGGAAACCATTCGCTACATTCTTACAAGCTGGTGCAGAAATTTCAATGAAAGTTGTATCTTTCATTATGTACTACGCTCCAATCGGACTTGCTGCTTACTTCGCAGCATTAGTTGGTGAATTTGGACCACAACTTCTTGGAACTTACTTCCGAGCTGCAATGGTATACTATCCAGCGTCTCTCATTTACTTCTTTGTATTCTTCACGTTCTATGCATACCTTGCAGGTCGCAAACAAGGTATACAAGTATTTTGGAAGAACATGGTCTCTCCTACAGTTACATCACTTGCAACTTGTAGTAGTGCTGCTAGTATTCCAGCGAACTTGGAAGCAACGAAGAAAATGGGTATCTCGTCTGACGTTCGTGAAACAGTTGTCCTTCTTGGATCTACACTTCATAAAGACGGCTCTGTTTTAGGCGGCGTATTAAAGATTGCTTTCTTATTCGGTATTTTCAATATGGAATTCGAAGGACCGAAAACATTAGCAATCGCACTTGTTGTTTCTCTATTAGTAGGAACAGTAATGGGCGCTATTCCAGGCGGCGGTATGATTGGTGAAATGTTAATCGTTTCTTTATATGGCTTCCCGCCAGAAGCATTGCCAATTATCGCAGCAATCAGTACAATCATTGATCCTCCTGCAACGATGTTAAACGTAACAGCAGATAACGCTTGTGCCGTAATGACAGCTCGCCTTGTAGAAGGTAAGAACTGGATCAAAAACAAATTTGCTTAA
- a CDS encoding PTS sugar transporter subunit IIB — protein MNILLCCAAGMSSSLIVTKMEKAAEARGIEVKIWAVSGSEVNSHIDEADVLLLGPQVRYLLPKMKELCKGKGIPVDVIQSVHYGLCNGEAILQAALLMKP, from the coding sequence ATGAATATTTTACTTTGCTGTGCAGCGGGAATGTCTTCCAGTTTAATTGTTACGAAAATGGAGAAAGCAGCAGAGGCAAGAGGGATAGAGGTAAAGATTTGGGCAGTATCAGGTTCTGAAGTAAATAGTCACATAGATGAAGCGGATGTACTTTTACTTGGACCACAAGTACGTTATTTATTACCGAAAATGAAAGAGTTATGTAAAGGGAAAGGGATACCTGTTGATGTCATTCAGTCCGTCCATTACGGGCTTTGTAATGGGGAAGCAATCCTGCAAGCAGCTTTGTTAATGAAACCATGA
- a CDS encoding PTS sugar transporter subunit IIB has translation MNILLCCSAGMSTSLLVTKMEAAAKARGLEGKIWAVSGDAVKTNIDQADVLLLGPQVRYMLSSMKTLADEKNVGIDVINPMHYGMMNGEAVLDHALTLKK, from the coding sequence ATGAATATTTTATTATGTTGCTCAGCAGGGATGTCTACAAGTTTACTAGTTACAAAAATGGAAGCGGCTGCAAAAGCTCGCGGTCTAGAAGGAAAGATTTGGGCTGTATCTGGGGATGCAGTAAAAACAAATATCGATCAAGCAGATGTATTATTACTAGGACCACAAGTTCGTTACATGCTGTCTTCAATGAAAACGCTTGCCGATGAGAAAAACGTTGGAATCGACGTTATCAATCCAATGCACTACGGCATGATGAATGGAGAGGCAGTTTTAGATCACGCGTTAACACTTAAAAAATAA
- the speD gene encoding adenosylmethionine decarboxylase — protein sequence MEYSTFGKHIIVDLWGVDFSLLDDVHFLEYHLVTAADRSGAHILNVSAKEFEPHGVTVLVLLSESHLSIHTYPEKNFAAIDCYTCGTTVEPQIAIDYIVSILKPNEMHIKKLIRGIGEIVNTN from the coding sequence ATGGAATACTCTACTTTCGGTAAGCATATAATAGTAGATTTATGGGGAGTGGATTTTTCCCTATTAGATGATGTTCACTTTTTAGAATATCATTTAGTTACCGCTGCGGATCGCTCTGGCGCACATATTTTAAACGTAAGTGCAAAAGAATTCGAACCGCACGGTGTTACTGTCTTAGTTTTACTATCAGAAAGCCACCTTTCTATTCACACTTATCCAGAAAAAAACTTTGCAGCCATTGACTGTTATACGTGTGGTACGACCGTTGAACCGCAAATAGCGATTGATTATATCGTAAGTATATTAAAACCAAATGAGATGCATATAAAAAAATTAATTCGTGGTATAGGAGAGATTGTAAATACTAATTAA